AACGCAATATCCTGGCTGTCGATTTTTTTAAACTGCTGATTCATGGGTTTTCTCATCAATAACCTCAAGTATGCTGGTGATGATTTCGCGGGCGTCTCCCACCAGTCCCAGGTCGGCTATCTGGAAGATGGGAGCTTCAGGATCTCGATTTATGGCCACAATCCATTGTGAACCTTGCATTCCAGCAAGGTGCTGAATTGCGCCAGATATGCCCACTGCCAGGTAAAGCGTAGGATTCACGGTTTTTCCACTTAATCCTACCTGTTGGGGGTAATTGGCCAGTCCTCGTTCCACCAGTTTTCTGCTGGCTCCAAGTGCTGCGTTCAGCTTTTCAGCCAACTTGGAAAGTAACTCCAGGTTACTTTTGTTCTTGATTCCTGCTCCTCCGCTTACTACTACCTTTGAAGCGGTGAGCTCTTTCTGGTCTTTCTGAATAACTATTTCACTTTTCAGAAGTTCTGGATTGTAATTTGTAGTGTCCTTAAGAATTTTTATCTCTCCTTGACGGGAGGTATCAAGGCGGGGAGGAAAAAGGTTAGGTCTCACTGAAGCCATTTGGGGAAGAGTTCGGGTTTTGATGGTCGCCATGATGTTTCCTCCTATGGCAGGGCGGATTTGGACCAATCTTCCGTCTTCAGGGTCAATATCAAGTGAAGTGCAGTCAGCGGTCAATCCAGTATGCAATTTGGCTGCAAGATACGGTAATATGGTTCTTCCCCAGCTGGTTGCAGCACCAAGGATGATTTCTGGTTTCAGTTCTTTTATCGGGGGCAAAAACAATTTTGCAGATAGATGAGGGAGCAGCATTCCAAATATGTCGTTTACTACACAGTAAACTCGATCTGCTCCGTAATGAATTGCTCGTTCAAGCTCTTCGGTATTCACCTGGGTTGTTCCCAGAAGGAACAGTACTTCTCCCCCAATTTTCTGGTTTAGGTCCTGAGCGACTCGTAGCATTTCAAAGGAAGTGGTTTCTATTTTCCCCTGAAAGGTTTCTCCCAGAACTAGGATTTTACGTTCCAACCTCATCGTTAAAGCAAGCCCCGCTCTTCGAGGAATTTTTTAAAGGCCAGAGCCATGGTCTTTGGCGATTGGTCTCTTAATACCGTGCCTTTTCTGGTTACCTGAACTTTTTCCACCTTTTGCACCCAAGTAGGAGAACCTTCGAGACCGACTCGGGAAGTGGCGATGCCCAGCGCAGTAGCATCTAGTTTCACTATGGGCATTTCATGGGCTCTGATTTTGTCTTTGAGAGTGGGAAGCCGTACTACGCTCTTGCCTCGGGAAACGGTTAGCACAAAGGGAGGCCGAACTTTTATGATTTGCCATCCACGCTCAATCATTCTTTTAATGCTGAAGGTTTCTTTTTCCACCGCGACCTCGGTAACGTAGCTGAACACTGGTAAGTTCAGGAAAGCAGCCACTTCAGGTCCTACCTGTCCAGTGTCTCCGTCAATTGCTCTTTCGCCGAACACAATGATGTCCCAGGGACCAAATTTTTGCAATGTTTTGGATAGGATGTAAGAAGTAGCATAGGTATCGGAGGCAGCAAGTCGGGGATCGCTTATCAGGTAACCACGCTGACAACCCCAGGCGATTGCGTCTCTCAAAACGCGTTCGCTGGAAATTGGCCCCATTGAAAAAGCTACCATTTCTCCTCCAACCTCTTCTTTTATGAGCCGGGCTATCTGTAAAGCTGCAACGTCCAGTGGGTTTATGGTAAGAGGAACACCACTGCGTTCCAGCGTTCCGGTTTCAGGGTTGATGCGAGCTTCTCCAATTTCGGGAACCTGTTTTACACAGACTGCAATTCTGCAAGTTTTATCCAAGTTTTGCATTCCATTTATTTTTATTAGGTATCGGTTGTCTTCGAATTTCATTCTACCAGATTCATTTCTTTTTTAAAGAAGGCTTTAAGAATGCTTGGAAAGGTTTTAGGGCAAGTTTTGGTGGTATATTCGGAAAGAAGTGTTACAATGTTCAGTGTATTTTGTAACTCCTGTTTGGGATATCAGAATTGTCCTGTTCTGGTTGTGGGGAGTAATCATTATTGACTTGACGAGCAGGTTGTCGATATAATTAACCCGCACAATTGTTTCCCCTTGATTCAAAGCAGGAAAGGAGTAGAAAACATGAAA
This portion of the Thermatribacter velox genome encodes:
- a CDS encoding electron transfer flavoprotein subunit alpha/FixB family protein — translated: MRLERKILVLGETFQGKIETTSFEMLRVAQDLNQKIGGEVLFLLGTTQVNTEELERAIHYGADRVYCVVNDIFGMLLPHLSAKLFLPPIKELKPEIILGAATSWGRTILPYLAAKLHTGLTADCTSLDIDPEDGRLVQIRPAIGGNIMATIKTRTLPQMASVRPNLFPPRLDTSRQGEIKILKDTTNYNPELLKSEIVIQKDQKELTASKVVVSGGAGIKNKSNLELLSKLAEKLNAALGASRKLVERGLANYPQQVGLSGKTVNPTLYLAVGISGAIQHLAGMQGSQWIVAINRDPEAPIFQIADLGLVGDAREIITSILEVIDEKTHESAV
- a CDS encoding electron transfer flavoprotein subunit beta, giving the protein MQNLDKTCRIAVCVKQVPEIGEARINPETGTLERSGVPLTINPLDVAALQIARLIKEEVGGEMVAFSMGPISSERVLRDAIAWGCQRGYLISDPRLAASDTYATSYILSKTLQKFGPWDIIVFGERAIDGDTGQVGPEVAAFLNLPVFSYVTEVAVEKETFSIKRMIERGWQIIKVRPPFVLTVSRGKSVVRLPTLKDKIRAHEMPIVKLDATALGIATSRVGLEGSPTWVQKVEKVQVTRKGTVLRDQSPKTMALAFKKFLEERGLL